From a single Wolbachia endosymbiont of Oedothorax gibbosus genomic region:
- a CDS encoding cytochrome b, whose translation MEDNKYSLGLRVIHWLMAAFIIGMLCSGLYMKSLPLSNEIKFNIYAIHKACGITILGLIIVRIFFRVFTYVPRLPANFSRFVINASKTVHFGLYSLMVLMPLSGYVMSSASGKKIKYFFHIPLLINQNKDLANTANQLHSMFAYFMVLFIILHILGALKHTFIDKQNIFKRMI comes from the coding sequence ATGGAAGACAATAAATATAGCCTGGGTTTAAGAGTTATCCACTGGTTGATGGCTGCTTTTATTATCGGTATGCTTTGTTCTGGACTTTATATGAAGAGCTTGCCACTTAGCAATGAAATTAAGTTCAACATATACGCTATTCATAAGGCTTGCGGTATCACTATTCTTGGATTAATCATAGTACGCATATTTTTTCGCGTCTTTACTTATGTTCCACGACTTCCAGCAAATTTTTCTCGGTTTGTAATCAATGCGAGCAAAACGGTACACTTTGGTTTATATTCTTTAATGGTGCTAATGCCACTATCTGGCTATGTTATGTCTTCTGCTTCTGGCAAAAAGATCAAGTATTTTTTTCATATCCCTTTGTTGATTAATCAAAACAAAGATCTAGCTAACACGGCTAATCAGCTACATTCGATGTTTGCATATTTTATGGTACTCTTTATAATCTTGCATATACTTGGCGCTTTGAAACACACATTTATAGATAAACAAAATATTTTTAAACGTATGATATAG
- a CDS encoding SH3 domain-containing protein, which produces MNKLSLTSSQCMTLGSTIILLFLLFSHSLFANNFVSTKSNKINMRTGPGFHYPVKWIYTCKNLPLKVIEEFESWKKVCDIDEDCGWIKGNLLSDKRYAIVKEDTYGYQKQSVDSKITMKIDKFVVMKIEKCNEEWCFLSTPKRKAWVQKKHIYGVD; this is translated from the coding sequence ATGAATAAACTATCCCTCACGTCATCCCAGTGCATGACACTGGGCAGTACTATTATCCTATTGTTTTTATTATTTAGCCATAGCTTGTTTGCTAATAACTTTGTTTCAACCAAATCAAATAAAATCAACATGAGAACGGGGCCAGGGTTTCACTATCCTGTAAAATGGATATACACTTGCAAAAATCTGCCCCTGAAAGTGATAGAAGAGTTTGAGAGTTGGAAAAAGGTCTGCGATATAGATGAAGACTGCGGATGGATAAAAGGCAATCTTCTTAGTGATAAGCGCTACGCGATTGTAAAAGAAGATACTTATGGATATCAAAAACAGAGTGTAGACAGCAAGATTACTATGAAAATAGACAAGTTTGTTGTGATGAAGATAGAAAAATGCAACGAAGAATGGTGCTTTCTTTCCACCCCAAAACGCAAAGCATGGGTACAAAAAAAACATATATATGGGGTTGATTAG
- a CDS encoding P-loop NTPase fold protein: MYLKKLISWMTFKKKEAAPLPEVVWENDYLGYKQFSGKFNTIIKTIDQSFTIISLEGYDGWGKTFFLKEWVKELKQQNEIAAYYSAWDINALDQPLPSFLNFLFEDLFASYEVKRSVIQQFKNINQELFSLNTLGKLISKSPLAMLSVFLDAAKEADKKDIGFVLSELSLLQRRKESTRDFKTQLADVVNKIRKDKNIYIMVDNLDVCRPKFVVDFLESIKHMLDVEGLVFIISVSKDKSNVQRAISTILGPNFDLKSFTDLFLHLPKQPIEKFTKELFENIKLPKKSKSLIIDSFIFYAESLSLSLKTIEYCTKKIKLCLLNYIKEELPDPNLFSFLVILQSINIDIYEELDLSYQKALEKIESEYKSLILAQINGQEEWERLKISLETAFAEKINKAMKDMMF, translated from the coding sequence ATGTACTTAAAAAAACTTATATCATGGATGACATTTAAAAAGAAAGAAGCAGCACCACTACCCGAGGTGGTGTGGGAGAATGACTATCTTGGCTATAAGCAATTTTCAGGCAAATTCAACACTATAATTAAAACGATTGATCAGTCTTTTACAATAATATCTTTAGAAGGATATGATGGATGGGGCAAGACGTTTTTTTTGAAAGAATGGGTAAAAGAGTTAAAACAGCAAAATGAAATTGCAGCTTATTATAGTGCATGGGATATCAATGCATTGGACCAACCACTACCCTCTTTTTTAAATTTTCTATTTGAAGATTTATTTGCGTCGTACGAAGTAAAAAGAAGCGTTATACAACAGTTCAAGAACATAAACCAAGAGCTATTTTCTCTAAACACACTAGGAAAGCTGATCAGTAAATCTCCACTTGCTATGCTTTCAGTATTTCTTGATGCTGCAAAAGAGGCTGATAAAAAAGACATAGGTTTTGTCTTGAGTGAATTAAGTCTTCTCCAAAGAAGAAAAGAGAGTACTAGAGATTTTAAAACACAGTTAGCGGATGTGGTTAATAAAATCAGAAAAGACAAAAACATTTATATAATGGTGGATAATCTTGATGTGTGCCGTCCTAAATTCGTTGTCGATTTTTTGGAATCTATAAAGCATATGCTTGATGTGGAGGGGCTGGTTTTCATTATTTCTGTAAGTAAAGATAAGAGTAATGTACAGAGAGCAATCAGCACAATACTTGGACCGAATTTTGATCTAAAATCTTTTACTGATCTCTTTTTACATTTACCAAAACAACCGATAGAAAAATTTACAAAAGAACTATTTGAAAATATTAAATTACCGAAAAAATCAAAAAGTTTAATTATAGATAGTTTTATATTTTATGCAGAAAGCCTATCACTATCGCTGAAAACAATAGAATATTGCACAAAAAAAATAAAACTATGTCTTCTGAATTATATAAAGGAAGAATTACCTGATCCGAATTTGTTTTCATTTTTGGTAATACTGCAATCGATAAATATTGATATATATGAAGAATTAGATTTATCGTATCAAAAAGCGCTGGAGAAGATTGAGAGTGAGTATAAGTCTCTAATTTTGGCTCAAATAAATGGTCAAGAAGAATGGGAAAGACTTAAAATTTCTCTAGAAACTGCCTTTGCAGAAAAAATTAACAAAGCTATGAAGGATATGATGTTTTGA
- a CDS encoding type VI secretion protein — MQSKVPATSFKPKKKSSLALLESIDLDFIPYACHYNEETILTKQGELLKIIKLEDYSSVDNYSDLRTEIRKSISKNINSLYFTVWIHTVRKRNKLSLKWNKTEDFSDKLHSARFDKLTDSKLQYINELYIVILFSDFGKHTNNSFFFNRIKNKHKLSLQESHQELQKITDLIHDDLGPFGAKKLGLRFSEGKIYSEMIEFLHYIVTLTHKDYPIHERDLSQYIRNFKIAFGFNTFQTIFKNQQKFGSVFSIKEYREISLGNIDRCLQLESEFIITEIMIFTSNSKAIKEFNKQINMLQISEDNTLLKSSGIEEIIELEKTSSLDFCQQKIIFTIFADDRNKLAKNISDLSSIMSLIGFMIFRTDLHMESHFWAQLPGNFAFITQPKNILAKYACSFAMLHDFTSGTLKGGRWKEAVTVFFSKEGNPYFFNFHGKRNNGHTTILGAPNSGRTSLINFLLSESRKFNPRIVILDNTGKSIIFTKAVSGKYYIIDPKYKDKSLKFNPLNIEDSASNRNMLVELIKRMVADTSLVDVEEKIRKIVDSIFAIPKESRSISQISEVLLLLGGKISRWCDDGDFAYLFQDGDESDIDWETKIISLNTANLTKQKECMSVILYYFLYSFEAKCDGLPAILVLDEAWEISNIFPTEKEFDNWMQRMTELNIVVILSTENLNLAFASKFTQYLDKHVDTRILMPNVNANRLYMKAFSLSKEELNIILQTPTQEGLFLIKQYKGLVTLNLDLKNMQEIHVLSANKETIKYMYEAIKEKGEEVNEWLPVFYEKCKA, encoded by the coding sequence ATGCAATCAAAAGTACCGGCTACTAGCTTTAAGCCTAAAAAAAAGAGCAGTCTAGCATTACTAGAGAGCATTGATTTAGATTTCATTCCTTATGCTTGTCATTACAATGAAGAAACTATACTAACAAAACAGGGAGAGTTGTTAAAAATAATCAAGTTAGAAGATTATTCTTCTGTTGATAATTACAGCGACCTTAGAACTGAAATTAGAAAAAGCATATCAAAAAATATTAATAGCCTATATTTTACCGTTTGGATTCATACTGTCCGAAAGCGCAATAAATTGAGCTTAAAATGGAATAAAACTGAAGACTTCTCTGATAAGCTACATTCAGCGCGGTTTGATAAACTCACTGATAGTAAATTACAGTATATAAATGAATTATATATTGTAATATTGTTTAGCGATTTTGGTAAGCATACTAATAATTCATTTTTTTTTAATAGAATAAAGAATAAGCATAAGCTGTCTTTACAAGAAAGTCACCAGGAGTTGCAAAAGATAACTGACTTAATTCACGATGATTTAGGACCTTTTGGAGCTAAAAAACTGGGTCTAAGATTTAGTGAAGGTAAAATATATTCTGAAATGATAGAATTTCTCCACTATATTGTTACATTAACGCACAAAGATTATCCAATACATGAAAGGGACCTGTCGCAATATATTAGAAATTTTAAAATAGCTTTTGGTTTCAATACGTTTCAGACAATCTTTAAAAATCAACAGAAATTTGGCTCTGTTTTCAGCATAAAGGAATACCGAGAAATCTCCTTAGGCAATATAGATAGGTGCTTGCAGCTTGAATCTGAATTTATCATTACAGAAATAATGATATTTACTAGTAATAGTAAGGCAATAAAAGAATTTAATAAACAAATTAACATGCTGCAAATTAGTGAGGATAATACCTTACTTAAAAGCTCAGGAATTGAAGAAATAATAGAGCTTGAAAAGACCTCTAGTCTAGACTTCTGCCAACAGAAAATTATTTTTACAATATTTGCAGACGATAGGAATAAGTTAGCCAAAAATATTAGTGATTTATCTTCTATAATGTCATTGATTGGCTTCATGATATTTAGAACTGATCTACATATGGAAAGTCATTTTTGGGCACAACTTCCAGGCAATTTTGCTTTTATTACGCAACCGAAAAATATATTAGCAAAATATGCTTGCAGTTTTGCTATGCTGCACGATTTTACGTCAGGTACATTAAAAGGAGGAAGGTGGAAAGAAGCGGTAACAGTTTTTTTCTCAAAAGAAGGAAATCCTTACTTCTTTAATTTTCATGGAAAAAGAAATAATGGCCATACTACGATACTTGGAGCTCCAAATTCAGGCAGAACTTCACTCATTAATTTCCTATTATCAGAATCAAGAAAGTTTAACCCAAGAATTGTCATATTGGATAACACTGGAAAATCAATAATTTTTACTAAAGCAGTGAGTGGTAAATATTATATAATCGATCCGAAGTATAAGGACAAAAGCCTAAAATTTAATCCACTAAACATTGAAGATAGTGCTTCCAATCGCAATATGTTGGTTGAACTGATCAAAAGAATGGTAGCCGATACGAGCTTGGTGGACGTAGAAGAAAAGATAAGAAAAATTGTGGATTCTATATTTGCTATACCCAAGGAATCACGTTCTATTTCACAAATTTCTGAGGTGCTCTTGCTCCTTGGGGGTAAGATAAGTAGATGGTGTGACGATGGTGACTTTGCTTACTTATTTCAAGATGGTGATGAATCAGATATTGACTGGGAAACAAAAATTATATCTCTCAACACCGCAAACCTTACAAAACAAAAGGAATGTATGTCCGTGATACTTTACTATTTTTTATATTCTTTTGAGGCAAAATGTGATGGCTTGCCTGCAATACTTGTTTTGGATGAAGCATGGGAGATAAGTAATATTTTTCCTACAGAGAAAGAGTTTGATAACTGGATGCAAAGAATGACGGAACTAAATATTGTGGTAATCCTAAGTACTGAAAATTTAAACCTCGCATTTGCTAGCAAATTTACTCAATATTTAGATAAACATGTTGATACAAGAATCTTGATGCCGAACGTCAATGCAAATAGATTATACATGAAAGCATTTTCTCTATCGAAAGAGGAACTGAATATAATTCTGCAGACGCCAACACAGGAAGGTTTATTTTTGATAAAACAGTATAAGGGGTTAGTAACTTTAAATTTAGATTTAAAGAATATGCAAGAAATACATGTACTTTCAGCTAATAAAGAGACTATAAAGTACATGTATGAGGCAATAAAAGAAAAAGGAGAAGAAGTTAATGAGTGGTTACCGGTGTTCTATGAAAAGTGTAAAGCTTAA
- a CDS encoding dihydrolipoamide acetyltransferase family protein, producing the protein MPIEILMPALSPTMSKTGGKIVKWHKKEQDKVEVGDVIAEIETDKAIMEFESVDEGIIAKILVTEGTSGVPVNQLIALMLEEGEDESALGNYVSTSATNIEAKKEVETNPSVPSNSSMSSNPPMSSNHSMSSNSLMSSQCLTLESNPSMSSQCLTLGSRKEEDTKTTEGRTKISPLAKKIAQNEGVDVKRLKGTGPYGRIIKADVLESLSSGICTESPEIVEVSNIRQVIAQRLTESKQNVPHFYLTVDCRVDKLISLKNEINSADENNKVTINDLVIKAVAFSMKKFPDINSSWIDNKILKYSNVDISIAVALEDGLITPIVKNADKKGILSISKEVKDLVSRARSGKLKPEEFQGGGFTISNLGMFGIKAFSAIINPPQSCIMAVGASKKQPIVINEKIEIAEIMTVTLSVDHRTVDGALGAKFLNAFKHYIENPLAMLI; encoded by the coding sequence ATGCCTATAGAAATATTAATGCCTGCTCTTTCTCCGACAATGAGCAAAACTGGAGGAAAAATTGTCAAGTGGCATAAAAAAGAACAAGACAAAGTTGAAGTAGGCGATGTAATTGCCGAGATAGAGACTGATAAAGCCATAATGGAATTTGAGTCTGTGGATGAAGGAATCATAGCAAAAATTTTAGTAACAGAAGGAACAAGCGGCGTGCCTGTCAATCAACTGATAGCTTTAATGCTGGAAGAAGGAGAAGATGAAAGTGCACTCGGTAACTATGTTTCAACTTCTGCTACCAATATTGAAGCTAAGAAAGAAGTTGAAACCAATCCCTCAGTGCCATCCAACTCCTCAATGTCATCCAACCCTCCAATGTCATCTAACCATTCGATGTCATCCAACTCTTTGATGTCATCCCAGTGCTTGACACTGGAATCCAACCCCTCAATGTCATCCCAGTGCTTGACACTGGGATCTAGAAAAGAAGAAGATACTAAGACAACAGAAGGTAGAACAAAAATAAGCCCATTAGCTAAGAAAATAGCTCAAAATGAAGGTGTTGATGTAAAGCGATTAAAAGGTACAGGTCCATATGGCCGTATTATCAAAGCTGATGTGTTAGAGTCTTTAAGCAGTGGTATATGCACTGAAAGTCCTGAGATAGTTGAAGTAAGCAACATACGCCAAGTGATAGCGCAGCGCCTGACTGAATCCAAACAGAATGTTCCACATTTTTATTTAACTGTAGACTGCCGAGTTGATAAGTTAATATCGCTCAAAAATGAGATTAACTCAGCAGATGAAAACAATAAAGTAACAATCAATGACTTGGTTATAAAAGCTGTGGCTTTTAGCATGAAAAAATTTCCTGATATAAATTCTTCGTGGATAGATAATAAAATACTTAAATACTCGAATGTAGATATTTCAATCGCCGTGGCACTTGAAGATGGATTAATTACTCCTATAGTGAAAAACGCTGATAAAAAGGGTATTTTATCTATATCAAAAGAAGTGAAAGATTTAGTAAGCAGAGCAAGATCTGGAAAATTGAAACCTGAAGAGTTTCAAGGAGGAGGGTTTACTATTTCTAATTTAGGAATGTTTGGTATAAAAGCCTTCAGTGCTATAATCAATCCACCGCAATCTTGCATAATGGCAGTTGGTGCATCCAAAAAACAACCAATTGTTATAAATGAGAAAATAGAGATAGCAGAAATAATGACAGTAACACTCTCTGTTGACCACAGGACGGTTGATGGGGCACTCGGAGCAAAATTTTTAAATGCCTTTAAGCATTATATAGAGAATCCTCTGGCGATGCTTATTTGA
- a CDS encoding IS630 family transposase (programmed frameshift), which produces MPAAYSYDLRKKAMEALDEGESRETVAARFKIGRTTLWEWQQRRKETGDFQSKKLGNGGYNHKITDWDAFAKFARENGGKTLLEMAKLWSNVSIQTIHRALKKIGFTRKKKTYGYKERSEEKRAKFLKIIATKEPKNLVYIDESGIDNTEDYPYGYCQKGQRFYALKSGKKTQRISMIAALSERKIVAPLTFEGHCNMDIFNGWFEQFLIPTLEPGQTVILDNATFHKSDKIIKLAKGIGAEILYLPPYSPDFNKIEHHWFAIKNRVRKNIPLFKSFRHAVDSAFL; this is translated from the exons ATGCCAGCAGCATATAGTTATGACTTAAGGAAAAAAGCAATGGAAGCTCTAGACGAGGGAGAAAGCAGAGAAACAGTGGCAGCAAGATTTAAAATTGGACGAACTACTTTGTGGGAGTGGCAGCAAAGAAGAAAAGAAACAGGTGACTTTCAATCAAAAAAACTTGGAAATGGAGGTTACAATCACAAAATTACCGACTGGGATGCCTTTGCTAAATTTGCCAGAGAAAACGGAGGAAAGACTCTATTGGAAATGGCTAAACTTTGGAGCAACGTTAGTATCCAAACTATCCACCGAGCCCTGAAAAAAATTGGATTTACACGCA AAAAAAAGACCTATGGGTACAAGGAAAGAAGCGAAGAAAAACGTGCTAAATTCTTGAAAATTATAGCAACAAAAGAACCTAAAAACTTAGTGTATATAGATGAGTCTGGCATTGACAACACTGAAGACTACCCCTATGGATATTGTCAGAAGGGACAGCGGTTTTATGCCCTAAAATCTGGGAAGAAAACTCAACGAATCAGTATGATTGCAGCTTTAAGTGAAAGAAAAATAGTTGCTCCATTAACCTTTGAAGGCCACTGTAATATGGATATTTTTAATGGATGGTTTGAGCAATTTTTGATACCGACCTTGGAACCTGGACAAACTGTCATTCTTGACAATGCTACTTTTCATAAGTCTGATAAGATCATTAAGCTTGCTAAAGGGATTGGTGCAGAAATTTTGTATCTGCCACCGTATTCTCCAGATTTTAACAAAATTGAACATCATTGGTTTGCTATAAAAAACAGAGTCAGGAAAAACATTCCTCTATTCAAGTCTTTTCGTCATGCTGTTGATTCTGCCTTTCTATGA
- a CDS encoding NAD(P)H-dependent flavin oxidoreductase → MLSSLWKKGTDFLGSEFAIMGGAMSWVSERNLVSAISNAGGFGVIACGAMFPDLLEKEIIETQKLTNKPFGVNLITMHPKLSELIDVCIETKVSHIVLAGGLPTKPNIEKIKSAGIKVMCFAPALSLAKRLVKMGVDALIIEGMEAGGHIGPVSTSVLAQEILPHFKNEQTPVFVAGGIGRGEMIVNYLEMGASGCQIGTLFVCTNESIAHKNFKKVFIKSAARNAVSSVQISADFPVIPVRAIANKASDDFMKHQKKVIDEYQKGQISKEDGQLEIEKFWAGALRRAVIDGDVETGSLMAGQSVGMVDREKPVKEVVDMLVQQAKNHINSKSVEVESPESK, encoded by the coding sequence ATGTTAAGTAGCCTCTGGAAAAAAGGAACAGATTTTCTTGGTAGTGAGTTTGCGATAATGGGTGGTGCTATGAGCTGGGTTTCAGAGAGAAATTTGGTTTCGGCAATCTCAAATGCTGGTGGTTTCGGTGTAATTGCATGTGGCGCAATGTTCCCAGATTTACTGGAAAAAGAAATCATAGAGACACAGAAATTAACTAACAAGCCATTTGGTGTAAATCTAATTACTATGCACCCAAAGTTGAGTGAGTTGATAGATGTGTGTATTGAAACGAAAGTAAGCCATATAGTGCTTGCCGGCGGATTACCAACGAAGCCTAATATAGAAAAAATTAAGAGTGCAGGCATTAAAGTTATGTGCTTTGCACCAGCATTAAGCCTTGCGAAAAGGTTAGTAAAAATGGGAGTAGATGCGTTAATAATAGAGGGAATGGAAGCAGGCGGGCACATAGGGCCAGTTAGCACTTCTGTTCTCGCACAAGAGATATTGCCTCATTTTAAAAATGAACAAACACCAGTGTTTGTTGCAGGTGGAATAGGAAGAGGTGAAATGATAGTTAATTACTTAGAAATGGGGGCAAGTGGCTGTCAAATAGGTACATTATTTGTCTGCACTAATGAGTCAATTGCCCACAAAAATTTTAAGAAAGTGTTTATTAAATCAGCTGCGCGTAATGCAGTGTCTTCTGTGCAAATAAGTGCTGATTTTCCTGTAATTCCAGTAAGAGCTATAGCCAACAAAGCAAGTGATGATTTTATGAAGCATCAAAAAAAAGTTATTGATGAATACCAAAAGGGACAGATCTCAAAAGAAGATGGGCAGCTTGAAATAGAAAAGTTCTGGGCTGGAGCTTTAAGGAGAGCAGTAATTGATGGAGATGTTGAAACGGGATCTCTAATGGCCGGCCAAAGTGTTGGCATGGTTGATAGGGAAAAGCCTGTAAAAGAAGTAGTGGATATGTTAGTTCAACAAGCAAAGAATCATATTAATAGCAAATCTGTAGAAGTAGAAAGCCCAGAAAGCAAATAG
- the gyrA gene encoding DNA gyrase subunit A, which produces MQDNIVPISIVKELEDSYLSYAMSVIISRAIPDVRDGFKPVHRRILYAMSRAGFDAGKPYKKAARIVGDVMGKYHPHGDAAIYDSLVRMAQDFSLLLPLVDGQGNFGSIDGDPPASMRYTEARLQKVSHFLLNDIDEDTVDFRPNYDGNETEPVVLPAEFPNLLVNGASGVAVGMATNIPSHNLGEIIDACMLYIDNPEVTLDELLEVMPGPDFPTGGTILGRSGIRSAFATGRGSIVMQGKTHIEDLPQDRQAIVIDEIPYQVNKVKLIEKIGELVKEKRIDGITEIRDESDKSGIRVVIDLRRNAEASFILNQILGLTPLRSSFSVNTLVLNNNRPALMSLKEIIEAFIDFRKEVLIRRTEFRLRKTREKAHIYIGLYIAVLSIDEVIKIIRGAKDPAEASRELLNKEWKTSNEINTIIELISDSASFLKDGVYRLTELQIKAILDMKLQRLTGLEKDKLEAELSSMINLIKEYIAFLGSGEKLMKEIKNNLQEIKNRFAVPRKTLIEELDTDIEAEDLIPQEDMVITVTMNGYIKRVKLSHYRTQHRGGKGKLGQGLKEEDVITKLFVGNTHTSLLFFSNIGRVYRLKVYKLPLAEPTARGRALVNIFPLSDGETITNIMPLPSENDENQNIVFATAHGNIRRNSLADFHYIPSNGKIAIKLDEGDKLISVKVCNEIDHVFLSTRFGKSIRFVVSDVRQFKSRNSDGVRGIKLVRNDSVISMTILNGIGVATETKELYLKVPLAKRLGTAINNSIDSKLEKTLNDLGIDNELFLKLAVNEEFILTITENGFGKRTSAYEYRITNRGGVGITNILTTSRNGNVVASFPVEQGDNIMLITDKGKLIRISVNDIRIAGRSTQGVTLFKTESKEKVVSVAKIEDPDSTEDSISESQL; this is translated from the coding sequence ATGCAAGATAATATAGTACCAATCTCAATAGTAAAAGAGCTGGAAGATTCTTATCTCTCCTACGCAATGAGCGTTATCATAAGTCGGGCTATACCTGACGTGCGGGATGGATTTAAACCTGTTCATAGGCGCATATTATATGCAATGTCAAGAGCTGGGTTCGATGCCGGTAAGCCATATAAAAAGGCTGCTCGTATAGTTGGGGACGTAATGGGGAAATATCACCCACATGGTGATGCAGCTATTTACGATTCCTTGGTTAGGATGGCTCAAGATTTCTCTCTTCTTTTACCACTTGTTGATGGGCAAGGTAACTTTGGTTCGATAGATGGAGATCCACCAGCTTCAATGCGATACACAGAAGCAAGACTTCAAAAAGTGTCGCACTTTTTACTGAATGATATTGATGAAGATACAGTTGATTTTAGGCCAAACTACGATGGAAATGAAACAGAGCCTGTTGTGCTGCCTGCAGAGTTTCCGAATCTATTGGTAAATGGTGCAAGCGGTGTTGCAGTTGGTATGGCAACCAATATTCCTTCTCACAACCTTGGGGAAATAATAGATGCTTGTATGTTATATATAGATAATCCTGAAGTTACTTTGGATGAGTTACTTGAAGTGATGCCAGGGCCGGATTTCCCAACTGGGGGAACGATTCTTGGAAGGTCTGGAATAAGATCAGCATTTGCAACTGGTCGTGGATCAATTGTTATGCAAGGCAAGACTCACATAGAAGACTTGCCACAAGATAGGCAAGCAATAGTTATTGATGAAATACCTTACCAGGTAAATAAAGTAAAATTAATTGAGAAGATAGGTGAGCTTGTAAAAGAAAAAAGAATTGATGGCATAACAGAAATTAGGGATGAGTCTGATAAGTCTGGTATTAGAGTAGTAATTGACCTCAGAAGAAATGCTGAAGCAAGTTTTATACTTAATCAAATATTAGGACTAACTCCACTAAGAAGTAGTTTTAGTGTTAACACTTTAGTCCTCAACAACAACAGGCCTGCTTTGATGTCATTAAAGGAAATCATAGAGGCCTTTATTGATTTTAGAAAAGAAGTATTAATCAGGAGAACAGAATTTCGTCTAAGAAAAACGAGGGAAAAAGCTCATATATATATAGGGCTCTACATTGCGGTCCTCAGCATAGATGAAGTGATAAAAATCATCCGTGGTGCAAAAGATCCTGCGGAAGCAAGTAGAGAACTTTTAAATAAAGAATGGAAAACTTCGAATGAAATCAACACTATTATTGAGTTGATTTCAGATAGCGCGAGCTTTTTGAAAGATGGAGTGTATAGATTAACTGAGCTACAAATTAAGGCTATTCTTGACATGAAATTGCAACGTTTAACAGGCCTTGAAAAAGACAAATTAGAAGCTGAGCTAAGTTCAATGATCAACCTGATAAAAGAATATATCGCTTTTCTTGGCTCAGGAGAGAAGTTGATGAAAGAAATAAAAAACAATCTACAAGAAATAAAGAACAGATTTGCTGTGCCGCGAAAAACTTTAATAGAGGAATTAGATACGGACATTGAAGCTGAAGATCTAATTCCACAAGAGGACATGGTGATAACTGTAACTATGAATGGTTATATTAAGCGCGTGAAGCTCTCTCACTATAGAACTCAGCATCGTGGTGGAAAAGGAAAGTTAGGACAGGGGTTAAAGGAAGAGGACGTAATTACAAAATTATTTGTTGGAAATACCCACACTAGCCTTTTATTCTTTTCTAATATTGGCCGAGTTTATAGATTAAAAGTTTATAAATTACCTCTTGCAGAGCCAACTGCACGTGGAAGAGCACTTGTTAATATATTCCCGCTTAGCGATGGTGAAACTATAACTAATATAATGCCATTACCAAGTGAAAATGACGAAAATCAAAACATAGTTTTTGCTACTGCTCATGGGAACATAAGGCGCAACTCTTTAGCGGATTTTCACTATATTCCAAGCAATGGAAAAATAGCAATCAAGCTCGATGAAGGAGATAAGTTAATATCAGTTAAAGTATGCAATGAAATTGATCATGTTTTTCTTTCAACAAGATTCGGCAAAAGTATCAGATTTGTTGTAAGTGATGTGCGTCAATTTAAGAGTCGCAATTCAGATGGCGTAAGAGGTATCAAACTTGTAAGGAATGATAGCGTGATATCCATGACCATATTAAATGGGATAGGTGTAGCAACAGAAACAAAAGAACTTTACTTAAAAGTTCCACTTGCAAAAAGACTGGGGACTGCAATTAATAACTCCATTGATTCTAAATTGGAAAAGACTTTGAATGATTTAGGAATAGATAACGAATTGTTCTTAAAACTTGCAGTGAATGAGGAGTTTATATTAACTATTACCGAAAATGGCTTTGGTAAAAGAACTTCTGCGTATGAGTATAGAATAACTAACAGGGGTGGTGTTGGTATCACCAATATTCTTACTACTAGCAGAAACGGTAATGTTGTTGCTAGTTTTCCAGTTGAGCAGGGTGATAATATAATGCTTATTACAGATAAAGGAAAGTTAATTCGCATTTCAGTAAATGATATCAGAATTGCAGGACGCAGCACTCAGGGAGTCACTCTGTTTAAAACAGAGAGTAAAGAAAAGGTGGTGTCAGTAGCAAAAATTGAAGATCCTGATTCTACTGAAGATAGTATTTCTGAGTCTCAGTTGTAA